A portion of the Nitratidesulfovibrio termitidis HI1 genome contains these proteins:
- a CDS encoding HD domain-containing protein — protein MIKTSHEFRDPIHTFILCSSLERKAIDSPPVQRLRHITQLATTYLVYPGTTHKRFEHSLGTMHIASEIFDILTKDEHISLLPNETLQSMPDLLDDKEYWRKVLRMAALLHDVGHMPFSHGAEELLPDGYNHERLTWDIIHSDHLSSIFDDMHIKPVHVAKIAIGKKEVSEFRPDVEFTTWESILSEIVTGEVFGADRIDYLLRDSYHAGVRYGFFDYKRLINSLRILQAPPEGEDDDDRSWAPAIGIERGGLHVAASLLWARYSMFSQVYFHHVRRAYDLHLKEFMHALFPQGIPVEINDYLAIADNEILVELRKAAYNTTATGHEPAKRIESRGHFRLAHQVTAVELKKSPEALKQIYEKPPKNSVQISLEWTQAKNAQMTLIFPFSLMTSEALFPREQNCHPYALQT, from the coding sequence ATGATAAAAACATCACACGAGTTCAGAGACCCCATCCACACATTTATTCTTTGCTCATCTCTGGAAAGGAAAGCTATTGACTCTCCTCCTGTCCAAAGATTGCGACATATAACCCAACTCGCTACAACTTATTTGGTTTATCCAGGAACGACTCACAAACGTTTTGAGCACTCTTTAGGAACAATGCATATTGCGTCTGAAATTTTTGATATTCTTACCAAAGATGAACACATTTCTCTTCTCCCCAATGAAACACTCCAATCCATGCCTGATTTACTCGATGACAAAGAATACTGGAGAAAAGTCCTACGCATGGCTGCCCTCCTTCATGATGTCGGGCATATGCCATTTTCCCATGGAGCAGAGGAATTGCTTCCCGATGGCTACAATCATGAAAGATTAACGTGGGATATTATTCACAGTGATCACCTATCGTCAATCTTTGACGATATGCACATCAAGCCTGTCCATGTTGCAAAAATTGCCATCGGGAAAAAGGAAGTTTCTGAATTCAGACCGGATGTAGAATTTACGACGTGGGAGAGCATCCTTTCAGAAATTGTCACAGGCGAAGTGTTTGGCGCGGACAGGATAGACTACCTCCTTCGAGATTCATACCACGCTGGAGTGCGGTATGGCTTTTTTGATTACAAACGCCTTATTAATTCATTAAGAATTCTCCAAGCACCACCAGAAGGCGAAGACGACGACGACCGCAGCTGGGCCCCAGCCATTGGAATTGAGCGAGGCGGCCTACACGTTGCCGCGTCCCTCCTGTGGGCAAGATATTCCATGTTTTCCCAAGTTTACTTCCACCACGTTCGCAGAGCGTATGATCTACATTTAAAAGAATTTATGCACGCCTTATTCCCCCAAGGCATTCCTGTAGAAATCAATGACTATCTAGCAATTGCCGACAACGAAATTCTTGTCGAACTGCGCAAAGCTGCGTATAATACTACCGCTACCGGACATGAGCCCGCAAAGCGGATTGAATCGCGCGGACACTTTCGTCTAGCGCACCAAGTCACTGCGGTCGAACTTAAGAAAAGCCCCGAAGCGCTTAAGCAAATCTACGAAAAACCGCCAAAAAATTCGGTGCAGATTTCGTTAGAATGGACCCAGGCCAAAAACGCTCAAATGACGTTGATTTTCCCGTTCTCATTGATGACGAGCGAAGCACTATTTCCGCGCGAGCAGAACTGCCATCCATACGCCCTCCAGACGTAA
- a CDS encoding HpcH/HpaI aldolase family protein — protein MITARDIREKMRRGEATIGTWMQIPSTDVAEILGRSGYDWVAVDLEHAAFTRSQLPDAFRAIELGGAAPFARVAEATLTDIKAALDSGARGLIFPMIETREQLDAAIGWALYPRTDGPSGVRGVGYCRANLFGREFTPYVNETARDTLFVAQIEHIRAVDNLDAILSHPRLDAIMVGPYDLSGSMGLTAQFDHPDFLAALDRIAAAARAHDVPMGLHIVQPDTADLARRIGEGYRFIAWCIDAVFLYRNCTCPPAGGAA, from the coding sequence ATGATCACCGCACGCGACATTCGGGAAAAGATGCGCCGAGGCGAAGCCACCATCGGCACCTGGATGCAGATTCCTTCCACCGACGTGGCCGAAATCCTTGGCCGGTCCGGCTACGACTGGGTGGCCGTGGACCTGGAACACGCCGCCTTCACCCGCAGCCAGTTGCCCGACGCCTTCCGGGCCATCGAGCTTGGCGGGGCCGCGCCCTTTGCCCGCGTGGCCGAGGCGACCCTGACCGACATCAAGGCGGCGCTGGATTCCGGCGCACGGGGCCTGATCTTTCCCATGATCGAAACCCGCGAGCAACTGGACGCGGCCATCGGCTGGGCGCTGTACCCCCGCACCGACGGTCCTTCCGGCGTGCGCGGCGTGGGCTACTGCCGGGCCAACCTGTTCGGTCGCGAGTTCACGCCCTATGTGAACGAAACCGCCCGCGACACCCTGTTCGTGGCGCAGATCGAGCACATCCGCGCTGTGGACAACCTGGACGCCATCCTGTCCCACCCGCGCCTGGATGCCATCATGGTGGGGCCGTACGACCTTTCCGGCTCCATGGGGCTTACCGCGCAGTTCGACCACCCGGACTTTCTCGCCGCGCTGGACCGCATCGCCGCCGCCGCACGCGCCCACGACGTGCCCATGGGCCTGCACATCGTGCAGCCCGACACGGCGGACCTTGCGCGCCGCATCGGCGAGGGCTACCGATTCATCGCGTGGTGCATCGATGCGGTGTTTTTGTACCGCAATTGTACCTGTCCGCCTGCGGGCGGCGCGGCGTAG
- a CDS encoding NAD-dependent epimerase/dehydratase family protein — MKITFFGGAGFLGSHVCDKLSDAGHEVTIVDLRLSPYLRSDQRMVVGNVLDEAAVDAAVAGADAVFNFAGIADIGEANRKPVDTARINVLGNVILLEACRKAKVARYVFASSLYVYGKSGGFYRCSKQSCELYIENYQAMHGLDYTILRYGSLYGPRADRRNAINRFVAEALETGAITYYGSATALREYIHVEDAALCTVEVLQPEYANENIVLTGNQPMRVGDLFKMIGEMLGKDLNVVYQHDPNSGHYQVTPYAFMPKVGKKLVPNLTTDLGQGVLRVMEEVHRELHPDMHDVGGYLLPREE, encoded by the coding sequence ATGAAGATCACCTTTTTCGGCGGGGCCGGGTTCCTCGGCTCCCACGTCTGCGACAAGCTTTCCGACGCCGGGCACGAGGTCACCATCGTGGACTTGCGGCTCTCGCCCTACCTGCGCAGCGACCAGCGCATGGTGGTCGGCAACGTCCTTGACGAGGCCGCCGTGGACGCCGCCGTGGCCGGTGCCGACGCAGTGTTCAACTTCGCGGGCATCGCCGACATCGGCGAAGCCAACCGCAAGCCCGTGGACACCGCGCGCATCAACGTGCTGGGCAACGTCATCCTGCTGGAAGCCTGCCGCAAGGCCAAGGTTGCCCGCTACGTGTTCGCCAGTTCGTTGTACGTGTACGGCAAGTCCGGCGGGTTCTACCGGTGCAGCAAGCAGTCGTGCGAACTGTACATCGAAAACTATCAGGCCATGCACGGGCTGGACTACACCATCCTGCGCTACGGCTCGCTGTACGGACCCCGCGCCGACCGCCGCAACGCCATCAACCGCTTCGTGGCAGAGGCGCTGGAAACCGGGGCCATCACCTACTACGGCAGCGCCACCGCCCTGCGTGAGTACATCCACGTAGAAGACGCCGCCCTGTGCACCGTGGAAGTGCTGCAACCGGAATACGCCAACGAGAACATCGTGCTCACCGGCAACCAGCCCATGCGCGTGGGCGACCTGTTCAAGATGATTGGCGAAATGCTGGGCAAGGACCTGAACGTGGTCTACCAGCACGACCCCAACAGCGGCCACTACCAGGTCACGCCCTATGCCTTCATGCCCAAGGTGGGCAAGAAACTGGTGCCCAACCTGACCACCGACCTCGGCCAGGGCGTGCTGCGCGTGATGGAAGAAGTGCACCGCGAACTGCACCCCGACATGCACGACGTGGGCGGCTACCTGCTGCCCCGCGAAGAGTAG
- a CDS encoding 3-deoxy-manno-octulosonate cytidylyltransferase encodes MNIVAIIPARMGSSRFPGKPMADIHGVPMVGHVTIRTAMSPTLSATYVATCDQEIYDYAEGAGLKAVMTGDHHVRCTTRTAEALLKIEAATGKRVDIVVMVQGDEPMVTPDMIDAAIAPMLADPAINVTNLMARMETVEEFGDPNEVKVVVDLNSDALYFSREAVPSRKKGVTDVPMQKQVCIIPFRRDYLLKFNDMQETPLEIIESVDMMRILEHGEKVRMVPTDKRTLSVDTPEDLARVVDMMAEDTLRLVYTK; translated from the coding sequence ATGAACATCGTCGCCATCATCCCCGCCCGCATGGGCTCCAGCCGCTTTCCGGGCAAGCCCATGGCCGACATCCACGGCGTGCCCATGGTGGGCCACGTCACCATCCGCACGGCCATGAGCCCCACCCTGTCCGCCACCTACGTGGCCACCTGCGACCAGGAAATCTACGACTACGCCGAAGGCGCGGGCCTTAAGGCCGTCATGACCGGCGACCACCACGTGCGCTGCACCACCCGAACCGCCGAAGCCCTGCTGAAGATCGAGGCCGCCACCGGCAAGCGCGTGGACATCGTGGTCATGGTGCAGGGCGACGAGCCCATGGTCACCCCCGACATGATCGACGCCGCCATCGCCCCCATGCTGGCCGACCCCGCCATCAACGTCACCAACCTGATGGCCCGCATGGAAACCGTGGAAGAATTCGGAGACCCCAACGAAGTCAAGGTAGTGGTGGACCTGAATTCCGACGCCCTGTACTTCTCGCGCGAGGCGGTGCCTTCGCGCAAGAAGGGCGTCACCGACGTGCCCATGCAGAAGCAGGTGTGCATCATTCCCTTCCGCCGCGACTACCTGCTGAAGTTCAACGACATGCAGGAAACCCCGCTGGAAATCATCGAATCCGTGGACATGATGCGCATCCTCGAACACGGCGAAAAGGTCCGCATGGTGCCCACGGACAAGCGCACCCTCAGCGTGGACACCCCCGAAGACCTCGCCCGCGTGGTGGACATGATGGCCGAGGACACCCTGCGCCTCGTCTACACGAAGTAA
- a CDS encoding acyltransferase, whose product MRARLAAIAEELWLFLFAWIPTVIGVGARLVAWRPLFRHCGRARFGQSLTMQGCRNISLADGVRIGKGCHLYARTGALEMGESAALNINVVVDADGGHIRMGAHVTVGPGTVIRAANHNFDRTDVPIMFQGHEYGEVTIEDDVWIAANCTITPGVHIGRGAVVGAGAVVTKDVEPYIVVGGVPARPLRKRGAHTAAPQDA is encoded by the coding sequence ATGCGCGCACGCCTTGCCGCCATTGCCGAGGAACTCTGGCTGTTCCTGTTCGCGTGGATACCCACCGTCATCGGGGTGGGCGCGCGTCTTGTCGCGTGGCGGCCACTGTTCCGACACTGCGGTCGGGCACGCTTCGGCCAGTCGCTGACCATGCAGGGTTGCCGCAACATCTCGCTGGCCGACGGCGTGCGCATCGGCAAGGGCTGCCACCTGTACGCCCGCACCGGCGCGCTGGAGATGGGCGAAAGCGCGGCCCTGAACATCAACGTGGTGGTGGACGCCGACGGCGGGCACATCCGCATGGGCGCCCACGTCACGGTGGGTCCCGGCACGGTCATCCGCGCGGCCAACCACAATTTCGACCGCACCGACGTGCCCATCATGTTCCAGGGCCACGAGTACGGCGAGGTGACCATAGAGGACGACGTGTGGATTGCGGCCAACTGCACCATCACCCCCGGCGTGCATATCGGACGCGGGGCGGTGGTGGGGGCCGGGGCCGTGGTGACGAAAGACGTGGAGCCGTACATCGTGGTGGGCGGCGTGCCCGCAAGGCCGCTGCGCAAGCGCGGCGCGCACACTGCCGCCCCGCAGGATGCCTAG
- a CDS encoding phosphoglycerate dehydrogenase, producing the protein MKVAITTSSFAKFSDEPLRLLREAGMEYVQNPTGRAITEDEAIELLQGCIGVAAGTEPLTRRVMQALPELKVISRCGTGMDSVDRAAAAEMGIAVRNTPDAPTQAVAELTLGYALDLMRLVSRMDRELRAGTWKKRMGNLLAGKKVGLIGFGRIGRATGTLFEAFGCEVAFADPFAESDTNAKMELDALLTWADIVSLHCSKPEGGGYILDERRLGLMRPGTWVINAARGGLIDEGALHALLASGHLAGAALDVFVKEPYEGPLRDLPNVILTPHVGSYAVEARVKMETDTIRNLLDALPR; encoded by the coding sequence ATGAAGGTAGCCATCACCACCTCGTCGTTCGCCAAGTTCAGCGACGAACCGCTGCGCCTGCTGCGCGAAGCGGGCATGGAATACGTGCAGAACCCCACGGGCCGCGCCATCACCGAAGACGAGGCCATCGAACTGTTGCAGGGCTGCATCGGCGTGGCCGCGGGCACAGAACCGCTGACCCGCCGGGTGATGCAGGCCCTGCCGGAACTGAAGGTCATCTCGCGCTGCGGCACCGGCATGGACAGCGTGGACCGCGCTGCTGCCGCCGAGATGGGCATTGCCGTGCGCAACACGCCCGACGCGCCCACCCAGGCCGTGGCCGAGCTGACCCTGGGCTACGCCCTGGACCTGATGCGCCTTGTCAGCCGCATGGACCGCGAACTGCGCGCGGGCACGTGGAAGAAGCGCATGGGCAATCTGCTGGCGGGCAAGAAGGTGGGGCTGATCGGCTTTGGCCGCATTGGCCGGGCCACGGGCACGCTGTTCGAGGCCTTCGGCTGCGAGGTGGCCTTTGCCGACCCGTTCGCCGAAAGCGACACCAACGCCAAGATGGAACTGGACGCCCTGCTGACCTGGGCGGACATCGTCTCGCTGCACTGCTCGAAGCCGGAAGGCGGCGGGTACATCCTGGACGAACGCCGCCTTGGCCTGATGCGCCCCGGCACGTGGGTCATCAACGCAGCGCGCGGCGGGCTCATCGACGAGGGAGCCCTGCACGCGCTGCTGGCTTCCGGGCATCTGGCCGGGGCCGCGCTGGACGTGTTCGTCAAGGAACCCTACGAAGGCCCCCTGCGCGACCTGCCCAACGTCATCCTGACCCCGCACGTGGGCTCGTACGCCGTGGAAGCCCGCGTGAAGATGGAAACCGACACCATCCGCAACCTGCTGGACGCTCTGCCCAGATAG
- a CDS encoding HAD family hydrolase, which produces MPLSCIVFDCDGVILESVNVKTEAFARVAEPFGADARDRLVAYHMEHGGVSRYKKFEWLYREVLGREITSDEMDELGRKYADYAFEGVLNAPMVPGAHDVITAWHGRVPMYVCSGAPHEELVHILTERGLAGYFEAIYGSPPGKTDVLRRAVEKAAVPPAEVVMIGDAKTDMTAAEAVGTLFYGRGEAFAATPHPWGHDLTGLNAWLEGIARD; this is translated from the coding sequence ATGCCCCTTTCCTGCATCGTCTTCGACTGCGACGGCGTCATTCTGGAAAGCGTCAACGTGAAGACCGAAGCCTTCGCCCGCGTAGCCGAACCCTTCGGCGCGGACGCCCGCGACCGTCTCGTGGCCTACCACATGGAACACGGCGGCGTGAGCCGCTACAAGAAGTTCGAGTGGCTGTACCGCGAAGTGCTGGGCCGCGAAATCACCTCGGACGAAATGGACGAGCTGGGCCGCAAGTACGCGGACTACGCCTTCGAGGGCGTGCTGAACGCCCCCATGGTGCCCGGTGCGCACGACGTGATCACCGCGTGGCATGGCCGCGTGCCCATGTACGTGTGCTCCGGCGCCCCGCACGAGGAACTGGTGCACATCCTGACCGAGCGCGGGCTGGCCGGATACTTCGAGGCCATCTACGGTTCCCCGCCCGGCAAGACCGACGTGCTGCGCCGCGCCGTGGAAAAGGCCGCCGTACCCCCGGCGGAAGTGGTGATGATCGGCGACGCCAAGACCGACATGACCGCCGCCGAGGCCGTGGGCACCCTGTTCTATGGCCGGGGCGAAGCCTTTGCCGCCACCCCGCACCCGTGGGGGCATGACCTGACCGGCCTCAATGCGTGGCTGGAAGGTATCGCCAGGGACTAA
- a CDS encoding TIGR04326 family surface carbohydrate biosynthesis protein has translation MTTFILLDGPDALPRPQPASDGLPPVVAHWARRNVPHGHLSVPALVETHFTDIRREYITWAHEAGLTRPARSTRNLRELLAVGDTFSHWWFTTLAEKHPKICRNLYEVTKLRALELAMEDARADHVCLFTDDTVLAGILLRFCAVTGRRFELHPAKAQAGNDPGTDTHAAAPRSVKQRLAALYYRLPAPVQAVARLGAWLLREKRLLPAAPEATGKASLPAHPRPGTVATYFPNIDVQAAKQGRLRSRYWENLHDALDPQQGGVHGVTWLFIFEPTPHYSLADAIRLRDEFRARRQDGIAFHFIEEFLTPATIAREVLHYCRMAFRSARLTRHMAGQCRLPGSRMDFWPYMERNWAESTRGWLGLQRRLMRAAFRRYAAVCAPQEWTIFPMENHPWEKSLAHAMHEARRGPVYGTQHSTVRPTDLRYYEDARAFTEPDAAATLPDLLCCNGQGALGHMRDAGMPDERLGEIEALRYLYLADAAIAPAASATASVTDPTDPTDPTDPTDPTDLGDTPGKPTLLIVTSFFIDETDNQLDVLAEAARAGTLDGYDVVVKPHPNLPVEGRLAARFPSGGAPRVVNTPVAQLLVPGTIVWAANSTTVALEAAYQRLPLIVQTAANDFNMCPLLGVPGTAFVATADDLAAALAQPAPPDLPPGFLALDRGLPRWRQLLGITGK, from the coding sequence GTGACCACCTTCATCCTGCTGGATGGACCAGACGCCCTGCCCCGCCCGCAACCGGCATCCGACGGCCTGCCCCCGGTGGTTGCCCACTGGGCCAGGCGCAACGTGCCGCACGGGCATCTTTCGGTGCCCGCACTGGTGGAGACGCATTTCACGGACATCCGGCGCGAGTACATCACCTGGGCGCACGAGGCCGGGCTGACCCGCCCCGCCCGCTCCACGCGCAATCTGCGGGAACTGCTGGCCGTGGGCGACACCTTCTCGCACTGGTGGTTCACCACGCTGGCCGAAAAGCATCCCAAGATCTGCCGCAACCTGTACGAAGTGACCAAGCTGCGCGCGCTGGAACTGGCCATGGAGGACGCCCGCGCCGACCATGTCTGCCTGTTCACCGACGACACGGTACTGGCGGGCATCCTGCTGCGCTTCTGTGCGGTCACGGGCCGCCGGTTCGAACTGCATCCCGCCAAGGCGCAAGCCGGAAACGACCCGGGCACGGACACGCACGCCGCCGCCCCCCGCTCGGTCAAACAGCGTCTGGCCGCCCTGTACTACCGCCTGCCCGCCCCGGTGCAGGCCGTGGCGCGCCTTGGCGCGTGGCTGCTGCGCGAAAAGCGCCTGCTGCCCGCCGCGCCCGAAGCCACGGGCAAGGCCAGCCTGCCCGCGCACCCGCGCCCCGGCACCGTGGCCACCTATTTCCCCAACATCGACGTGCAGGCCGCCAAACAGGGCCGCCTGCGCTCGCGCTACTGGGAAAACCTGCATGACGCGCTGGACCCGCAGCAGGGCGGCGTGCATGGCGTGACCTGGCTGTTCATCTTTGAACCCACGCCGCACTATTCGCTGGCCGACGCCATCCGCCTGCGCGATGAATTCCGCGCCCGCAGGCAGGACGGCATCGCCTTCCACTTCATCGAGGAATTCCTGACCCCGGCCACCATCGCCCGCGAAGTGCTGCACTACTGCCGCATGGCCTTCCGCTCTGCGCGCCTGACCCGCCACATGGCCGGGCAGTGCCGCCTGCCCGGTTCGCGCATGGATTTCTGGCCGTACATGGAACGCAACTGGGCGGAATCCACGCGCGGCTGGCTGGGCCTGCAACGCCGCCTGATGCGCGCGGCCTTCCGCCGGTACGCGGCGGTCTGCGCGCCGCAGGAATGGACCATCTTTCCCATGGAAAACCACCCCTGGGAAAAGTCCCTTGCCCACGCCATGCACGAGGCGCGGCGCGGCCCGGTGTACGGCACCCAGCATTCCACGGTGCGCCCCACCGACCTGCGCTACTACGAAGACGCCCGCGCCTTCACCGAGCCGGACGCCGCCGCCACCCTGCCGGACCTCTTGTGCTGCAACGGCCAGGGCGCCCTGGGGCACATGCGCGACGCGGGCATGCCCGACGAACGGCTGGGCGAAATCGAGGCGCTACGCTACCTGTACCTTGCCGATGCGGCTATCGCCCCCGCCGCTTCCGCCACCGCTTCCGTCACCGACCCCACCGATCCCACTGATCCCACTGATCCCACTGATCCCACTGATCTGGGCGACACCCCCGGCAAGCCAACCCTGCTCATCGTCACCAGCTTCTTCATCGACGAGACGGACAACCAGCTCGACGTGCTGGCCGAGGCCGCGCGGGCAGGCACGCTGGACGGGTACGACGTGGTGGTCAAGCCGCATCCCAACCTGCCCGTGGAAGGCCGCCTTGCCGCGCGCTTTCCTTCCGGCGGCGCGCCCCGCGTGGTGAACACCCCCGTGGCCCAGCTGCTTGTTCCCGGCACCATCGTATGGGCGGCCAATTCCACCACCGTGGCGCTGGAAGCCGCCTACCAGCGGCTGCCCCTCATCGTGCAGACCGCCGCCAACGACTTCAACATGTGCCCGCTGCTGGGCGTGCCCGGCACCGCCTTCGTGGCCACCGCCGACGATCTCGCCGCTGCCCTTGCCCAGCCCGCACCGCCCGACCTGCCGCCCGGCTTCCTGGCTCTGGATCGCGGGTTGCCCCGCTGGCGGCAGTTGCTGGGGATAACCGGGAAATAG
- a CDS encoding DegT/DnrJ/EryC1/StrS family aminotransferase → MLTAIIRKLKELTRMLGTRPYYGFVTGHGYLTDAQVSEVRRVLESPAQATETVAEYERRFAALVGDGRGLATAGGRMALFATLRALGVGAGHEVILPAFTCSVVASAVLRTGATPVFTNVDPATFGTDPDAVAKAITPRTRAIIAQHSFGIPCRVGELRTLADGCGAALIEDCALTVGSTRDGVAVGNTGDAAFFSTDHSKPMNTVVGGFFYTRDAGLYDAVAAQLNDAPTLPEAQQRRLFGQFLLERRLARPASYGLYQLAMLGKAVLRRLSDPGMTFLDDDYVVERTGAYAYPARLPAVLARIGLFELDRWPAEAARREALLQRYLTAAYGTPLAAHLPVAYADPALRIVAHRLAFTHPRADALKTLMDQRVHTAWTWFMDPIVGARAGLASLGYAAGACPVSEKVGTQVLNWPCVVEQGAEGPLLEFFAQVARQA, encoded by the coding sequence ATGCTGACCGCCATCATCCGCAAGCTGAAGGAACTGACCCGCATGCTGGGCACGCGGCCCTACTACGGGTTCGTGACCGGGCACGGCTACCTGACGGACGCGCAGGTTTCCGAGGTGCGGCGGGTGCTGGAATCGCCCGCGCAGGCGACGGAGACGGTGGCGGAGTACGAGCGGCGCTTTGCGGCGCTGGTGGGCGACGGACGCGGCCTGGCCACGGCGGGCGGGCGCATGGCCCTGTTTGCCACGTTGCGCGCGCTGGGCGTGGGCGCCGGGCACGAGGTGATCCTGCCCGCGTTCACCTGCTCCGTGGTGGCCAGCGCGGTGCTGCGCACGGGCGCAACCCCGGTGTTCACCAACGTGGACCCGGCCACCTTCGGCACAGACCCGGACGCAGTGGCCAAGGCCATCACCCCCAGGACGCGGGCCATCATCGCGCAGCACAGCTTCGGCATTCCCTGCCGGGTGGGCGAACTGCGCACCCTGGCCGACGGCTGCGGGGCGGCGCTGATCGAAGACTGCGCGCTGACCGTGGGCTCCACGCGCGACGGCGTGGCCGTGGGCAATACCGGAGACGCGGCGTTCTTTTCCACGGACCACTCCAAGCCCATGAACACGGTGGTGGGCGGGTTCTTCTACACCCGCGATGCGGGCCTGTACGACGCGGTGGCTGCCCAGTTGAACGATGCGCCTACCCTGCCGGAAGCCCAGCAGCGGCGGCTGTTCGGCCAGTTCCTGCTGGAGCGGCGGCTGGCCCGGCCCGCCAGCTACGGCCTGTATCAGCTGGCCATGCTGGGCAAGGCGGTGCTGCGGCGGCTGTCGGACCCGGGCATGACCTTCCTGGACGACGACTATGTGGTGGAGCGCACGGGGGCATATGCCTACCCGGCCCGCCTGCCCGCCGTACTGGCGCGCATCGGGCTGTTCGAACTGGACCGCTGGCCCGCCGAGGCCGCCCGGCGCGAGGCGCTGCTGCAACGCTACCTCACCGCGGCCTACGGCACGCCGCTGGCCGCGCACCTGCCCGTTGCCTATGCCGACCCCGCGCTACGCATCGTCGCCCACCGGCTGGCCTTCACCCATCCCCGTGCCGATGCCCTGAAAACGCTGATGGACCAACGCGTGCATACCGCATGGACGTGGTTCATGGACCCCATCGTGGGGGCGCGGGCAGGGCTGGCCTCTCTGGGCTATGCCGCAGGAGCCTGCCCGGTGTCCGAAAAGGTGGGCACGCAGGTCCTGAACTGGCCGTGCGTGGTGGAACAAGGCGCGGAAGGCCCGTTGCTGGAATTCTTCGCGCAGGTGGCCCGACAGGCATAG